One region of Deltaproteobacteria bacterium genomic DNA includes:
- a CDS encoding amidohydrolase family protein, translating to MAKNGYRILDSDMHIMEPPDLWETYLEPEFRPQAPRGVTSENVRDLRMVHPDGRLWGLPEIHAGNVTQGHNFKKNQGIYGTHAERGWTPEVQLEAMDIEGIDVAVLYPTRGLQALSEADMEPRFAAAVARAYNNWLHDFCAADPARLLGAGMLSPFDVDAAVEEATRCARELGFRGIFMRSNPVNDRNFHDPCYEPLWSALEELHMPLGLHESSSSGVRQVGDQFEPNFMLRRVFAQPVEQMLAMGSLCAGGVLARHPNLRVAFLEANCGWLPWLLWRMDEACEREADVWSPDLAMLPSEYFKRQCFVSVEPDEEPVKYVIDYLGNERIVFSTDYPHGDSKFPHAVESFLELATISAEDKHKILWDNCAAYYALDRDA from the coding sequence ATGGCCAAGAACGGATACCGAATTCTCGACAGCGACATGCACATCATGGAGCCGCCGGACTTGTGGGAGACGTACCTGGAGCCCGAGTTCAGGCCGCAGGCCCCGCGCGGGGTCACCAGCGAGAACGTGCGCGACCTGCGCATGGTCCATCCGGACGGGAGGCTCTGGGGTCTTCCCGAGATCCATGCCGGCAACGTCACGCAAGGGCACAACTTCAAGAAGAACCAGGGTATCTACGGCACCCACGCGGAGCGGGGCTGGACCCCGGAGGTGCAACTGGAAGCCATGGATATCGAGGGCATCGACGTGGCGGTGCTCTATCCCACGCGCGGGCTCCAGGCCCTGAGCGAGGCGGACATGGAGCCGCGTTTCGCCGCCGCCGTGGCGCGGGCCTACAACAACTGGCTTCACGATTTCTGCGCCGCCGACCCCGCCCGCCTGCTGGGCGCGGGCATGCTGTCTCCCTTCGACGTCGACGCTGCGGTCGAAGAGGCTACCCGTTGCGCCCGCGAACTCGGGTTCCGGGGCATCTTCATGCGCTCGAATCCCGTCAACGACCGCAACTTTCACGACCCCTGCTACGAGCCCCTGTGGAGCGCCCTGGAGGAACTTCACATGCCCCTGGGGCTGCACGAATCCTCGTCTTCCGGCGTACGCCAGGTGGGTGATCAGTTCGAGCCCAACTTCATGCTGCGGCGGGTGTTCGCCCAGCCGGTGGAGCAGATGCTCGCCATGGGCAGCCTGTGCGCGGGCGGCGTGCTGGCGCGGCATCCGAATCTGAGGGTGGCCTTTCTGGAGGCCAACTGCGGCTGGTTGCCGTGGCTCCTCTGGCGCATGGACGAGGCATGCGAGAGGGAGGCCGACGTCTGGTCGCCGGACTTGGCGATGCTGCCGAGCGAGTACTTCAAGCGGCAGTGTTTCGTGTCCGTGGAACCGGATGAGGAGCCGGTGAAGTACGTCATCGACTACCTCGGGAACGAGCGCATCGTGTTCTCCACGGACTATCCCCACGGCGACTCCAAGTTTCCCCACGCGGTGGAAAGCTTCCTCGAACTCGCCACCATCAGCGCGGAAGACAAGCACAAGATCCTGTGGGACAACTGCGCCGCCTACTACGCCCTGGACCGGGACGCATGA
- a CDS encoding DUF423 domain-containing protein translates to MGADRLFLLLGSLSGFAGVALGAFAAHGLRGRLSPEMLDIFEVGVRYQMYHALGLVAVALAFERWPRPEFLVAGWFFVAGTLVFSGSLYLLSLSGIRWLGAITPIGGLAFLLGWLSLAWGAWKG, encoded by the coding sequence GTGGGCGCCGATCGTCTTTTCCTGCTTCTGGGTTCCCTGTCCGGGTTTGCCGGGGTCGCGCTGGGTGCGTTCGCCGCTCACGGTCTGCGCGGCAGACTGTCGCCGGAGATGCTCGACATCTTCGAGGTGGGCGTGCGCTATCAGATGTACCATGCCTTGGGGCTGGTGGCGGTGGCGCTGGCATTCGAGCGCTGGCCCCGCCCCGAGTTCCTGGTGGCGGGCTGGTTCTTCGTCGCCGGCACGCTGGTGTTCTCGGGGAGCCTTTACCTCCTGAGCCTTTCGGGCATCCGTTGGCTGGGCGCGATCACCCCCATCGGAGGGCTCGCGTTCCTGTTGGGGTGGCTCAGCCTGGCGTGGGGCGCCTGGAAGGGATAG
- a CDS encoding amidohydrolase, translating into METTTITDCTILPMTGRGAVIESGYVTAVDGNITAVDKGEAPAREGETRIDGHGKVLLPGLVNAHTHLYQVLLRAVWEDMPFLDWLERIYGVARVLNPEHAAAGALLGCLENLKGGVTTVCEHNFLNPGPECAVATVDAITGSGLRGVFARTVMDTGEIVPDCTKETPETAFGRIEDLMARQGGGDPRLTFRTGPNTPPINASPDLLREIRRFADAHSIGISAHVAESASVVEVTRRTLDRAGVVEHLKDFGIPGEDAIFAHSVHLSADEIRHLAGTRTAVSHNPVSNMMLGDGIAPVVEMLEAGVRVGLGTDGAASNHGQDLFETMKAASLLQKVKHQDAGVIDPYSVLCMGTIDGAHALGLGSVCGTVEVGKRADLILVDVDKPHFQPVNDLVSQLVHCAKATDVDTVVADGKVLMRERRCTLFDEEAVVRRAQAARRDLMVRMSAA; encoded by the coding sequence ATGGAAACAACAACGATCACGGACTGTACGATCCTGCCCATGACCGGTCGCGGCGCGGTCATCGAATCAGGTTACGTGACCGCCGTGGACGGCAACATCACCGCGGTGGACAAGGGCGAAGCGCCGGCAAGGGAAGGGGAGACACGCATCGACGGCCACGGCAAGGTGCTCCTGCCCGGGCTGGTCAATGCCCACACGCATCTCTACCAGGTGCTCCTGCGGGCGGTGTGGGAGGACATGCCGTTTCTCGACTGGCTTGAGCGCATCTACGGCGTGGCGCGTGTGCTGAACCCGGAGCATGCGGCGGCGGGCGCCCTGCTGGGCTGTCTCGAGAATCTCAAGGGCGGCGTCACTACCGTCTGCGAGCACAATTTCCTGAACCCCGGTCCGGAGTGCGCCGTGGCCACGGTGGACGCCATCACCGGGTCGGGTCTGCGCGGCGTGTTCGCGCGCACGGTCATGGACACCGGGGAGATCGTACCGGACTGCACCAAGGAGACCCCCGAGACCGCCTTCGGGCGCATCGAGGATCTAATGGCGCGTCAGGGCGGCGGCGACCCGCGGTTGACCTTCCGCACCGGACCCAACACGCCGCCCATCAACGCCTCCCCCGACCTCCTGCGGGAGATCCGCCGGTTCGCGGACGCCCATTCCATCGGCATCAGCGCCCACGTGGCGGAATCGGCCTCCGTGGTGGAGGTGACGCGCCGGACGCTGGACCGCGCCGGCGTGGTCGAGCACCTGAAGGACTTCGGCATTCCCGGCGAGGACGCGATCTTCGCCCACAGCGTCCACCTGTCCGCCGACGAGATCCGCCATCTGGCGGGGACCCGCACGGCGGTGTCGCACAACCCCGTGAGCAACATGATGCTTGGGGACGGCATCGCGCCCGTGGTGGAGATGCTGGAGGCCGGCGTCCGGGTCGGCCTGGGCACGGACGGCGCGGCGAGCAACCACGGCCAGGACCTGTTCGAGACCATGAAGGCCGCGTCGCTGCTGCAGAAAGTCAAGCACCAGGACGCCGGCGTCATCGATCCTTACAGCGTTCTGTGCATGGGCACGATCGACGGCGCCCACGCGCTGGGCCTCGGGTCGGTCTGCGGCACGGTGGAGGTTGGCAAGCGCGCGGACCTGATCCTGGTGGACGTGGACAAGCCGCATTTCCAGCCGGTGAACGACCTGGTGAGCCAGTTGGTGCATTGCGCCAAGGCCACCGACGTGGACACGGTGGTGGCCGACGGCAAGGTGCTGATGCGCGAGCGCCGCTGCACCCTGTTCGACGAGGAGGCCGTGGTACGGCGCGCGCAGGCCGCGCGCCGCGACCTCATGGTGCGCATGTCCGCCGCTTGA
- a CDS encoding RNA-binding protein, translating to MNEKLYVGGLPYATTEDQLQDVFAEHGTVVSARIITDKFTGRSRGFGFVEMGSADEAQRAIDALHETELGGRKLTVSEARPQERRGGFGDNRGGGNRNRW from the coding sequence ATGAACGAAAAGCTGTACGTGGGCGGTCTGCCCTATGCGACAACGGAAGATCAACTACAGGACGTGTTTGCCGAGCACGGCACCGTCGTGTCCGCCAGGATCATCACCGACAAGTTCACGGGCCGTTCGCGCGGATTCGGTTTCGTGGAGATGGGGTCGGCGGACGAGGCGCAACGGGCCATCGACGCCCTGCACGAAACGGAACTGGGCGGCCGCAAGCTCACGGTCAGCGAGGCCCGACCTCAGGAACGCCGTGGGGGATTCGGAGACAACCGCGGCGGCGGAAACCGGAACCGCTGGTAG
- a CDS encoding M48 family metallopeptidase, which translates to MRFPGFLRSAAGALLLAALGACAPLSVDDERSLGADFARNFEHRTELVRDPTVTRYVSAIGTRLLERVGPQPFTYYFKVIPNNDVNAFAAPAGHIYLYTGTILRARNVSELAGVIAHEIGHVVKRHVARNFNRAIATNILRQAGTAAAEIAVGTDAGRATAVLGGIAAMGYLNTFSREAEHEADAFAVGLMYRAGYDPRGLVSFFETLQREKGRSTPTFLSSHPKTTVRIANARKLIERLPQGVRLEAEDGGRLREVQRILRQGAGKRGRNS; encoded by the coding sequence ATGCGTTTCCCCGGTTTTCTCCGGTCGGCCGCGGGCGCGCTGCTGCTGGCGGCCCTGGGGGCTTGCGCTCCCTTGAGCGTCGATGACGAGCGCAGCCTGGGCGCCGACTTCGCACGCAACTTCGAGCACCGCACCGAATTGGTTCGCGACCCCACCGTTACCCGGTACGTATCCGCCATCGGTACGAGGCTTCTTGAACGGGTCGGCCCCCAGCCCTTCACCTACTATTTCAAGGTCATCCCCAACAACGACGTCAATGCGTTCGCCGCGCCCGCGGGCCACATCTACCTTTACACCGGCACCATTCTCAGGGCGCGCAATGTGAGCGAGCTGGCCGGGGTCATCGCCCACGAGATCGGGCATGTGGTCAAGCGCCACGTCGCCCGCAACTTCAACCGCGCCATCGCCACCAACATCCTGCGTCAGGCGGGCACGGCCGCCGCCGAGATTGCCGTGGGCACCGACGCCGGGCGGGCTACCGCGGTTCTCGGGGGGATTGCGGCCATGGGGTACCTCAACACCTTCAGCCGCGAAGCCGAGCATGAAGCCGACGCCTTTGCCGTAGGACTCATGTACCGGGCGGGCTATGATCCGCGCGGGCTTGTCAGCTTCTTCGAAACGCTGCAAAGAGAGAAGGGCCGCTCCACGCCGACCTTTCTGTCGAGCCACCCGAAGACCACGGTCCGTATCGCCAATGCGCGGAAGCTGATCGAGCGGCTGCCCCAGGGAGTTCGCCTTGAAGCCGAGGACGGGGGCCGGCTGCGGGAGGTCCAGCGCATTCTGCGCCAAGGCGCCGGGAAACGAGGGAGAAACTCGTGA
- the infA gene encoding translation initiation factor IF-1 codes for MSKQDNIEVTGTVMESLPNAMFKVELDNKHNVLAYTAGKMRKFYIKILPGDRVTLELSPYDLTRGRITYRHRN; via the coding sequence ATGAGCAAGCAGGACAATATCGAGGTTACGGGCACGGTGATGGAGAGCCTTCCCAACGCCATGTTCAAGGTCGAACTGGACAACAAGCACAACGTCCTTGCGTACACCGCGGGCAAGATGCGCAAGTTCTACATCAAGATCCTGCCCGGAGACCGGGTGACGCTCGAGCTGTCGCCCTATGACCTGACCCGAGGCCGGATTACCTACCGGCACCGCAACTGA
- the lpxB gene encoding lipid-A-disaccharide synthase: MTDQACPDERPAEVMLVCGEASGDARGAELVRSLRQRNPTVELFGMGGAGLRQAGMKVVHDFAKVSGVGLSEVLGSLRHVWLAYRLLRRLLLRTRPALLILIDFPEFNMRLARLARRHGITVLYYISPQVWAWRRYRIRQLAACVDAMAVVFPFEEDLYKSSGVRTVHFVGHPLVDAVQPSRDRETSLHGLGLEGAKLTVALMPGSRHKEVASLIGPMLEAARGLAREREVQFVLIRASTIEPGALEQAVAEAPFTVRIADGDAYNMLAAADLVWVASGTATLEAGLLRKPMVITYRLSPLSYWLGRLLIRVEHIGMVNIIAGERVVPELIQSEVTAERILAETRRLLRPEVHRAVVAKLEAVRRRLGPPGAPGRVADMAMRLLAREGTGAPS, from the coding sequence ATGACGGACCAGGCGTGCCCGGACGAGCGGCCGGCAGAGGTGATGCTGGTGTGCGGGGAAGCCTCGGGCGACGCCCGTGGGGCCGAGTTGGTACGGAGCCTGAGGCAGCGCAACCCGACGGTGGAGCTTTTCGGCATGGGCGGCGCCGGCCTGCGCCAGGCGGGGATGAAGGTGGTCCACGACTTCGCCAAGGTATCAGGCGTCGGGCTGTCGGAAGTGCTGGGCAGCCTGCGCCACGTCTGGCTGGCTTACCGGCTCCTGCGGCGCCTGCTGCTGCGCACGCGCCCGGCCCTGCTCATCCTCATCGACTTTCCCGAGTTCAACATGCGCCTGGCGCGCCTCGCCCGGCGCCACGGCATCACCGTGCTCTACTACATCAGTCCGCAGGTGTGGGCCTGGCGCCGCTACCGCATCCGCCAGCTCGCCGCTTGCGTGGACGCCATGGCCGTGGTGTTCCCGTTCGAGGAGGACCTGTACAAGTCCTCGGGGGTGCGAACGGTGCACTTCGTCGGACACCCCCTGGTGGACGCCGTCCAGCCCAGCCGGGATCGCGAGACCAGCCTTCACGGGTTGGGGCTGGAAGGCGCGAAGCTCACCGTGGCGCTCATGCCCGGCAGCCGGCACAAGGAAGTGGCCTCGCTCATCGGTCCCATGCTGGAGGCGGCGCGGGGTCTGGCGCGTGAGCGCGAGGTCCAGTTCGTTCTGATACGGGCCAGCACCATCGAACCCGGCGCGTTGGAGCAGGCCGTGGCCGAAGCCCCCTTCACCGTGCGCATCGCCGACGGCGACGCCTACAACATGCTGGCGGCGGCGGACCTCGTGTGGGTGGCCTCCGGGACCGCGACCCTGGAGGCGGGCCTGCTCAGGAAGCCCATGGTCATCACCTACCGTCTGTCGCCGCTGAGCTATTGGCTCGGGCGTCTGCTCATTCGGGTGGAGCATATCGGCATGGTGAACATCATCGCGGGCGAACGGGTGGTGCCCGAGTTGATCCAGAGCGAGGTCACGGCCGAGAGGATTCTGGCCGAAACACGGCGTCTGCTCCGGCCCGAGGTTCACCGGGCGGTGGTGGCGAAGCTCGAGGCGGTGCGCCGGCGCCTGGGTCCTCCGGGTGCTCCCGGACGGGTCGCGGACATGGCCATGCGGTTGCTGGCACGCGAGGGCACGGGAGCGCCGTCATGA
- a CDS encoding RNA-binding protein, whose protein sequence is MGDRLYVSGLPYAVTEAQLQELFAAHGTVASARIVTDRFTGRSRGFGFVEMGSDAEAQAAMEALNGTELQGRVLKVNEAHERRTRDS, encoded by the coding sequence ATGGGTGACAGACTTTACGTGAGTGGACTGCCCTACGCCGTGACCGAAGCCCAGTTGCAGGAGCTTTTCGCGGCACACGGCACGGTTGCTTCGGCCAGGATCGTGACCGACCGCTTTACCGGCCGGTCGCGCGGTTTCGGGTTCGTCGAGATGGGCTCGGACGCCGAGGCCCAGGCAGCCATGGAAGCCTTGAACGGAACGGAGCTTCAGGGGCGTGTGCTCAAGGTGAACGAGGCGCACGAACGGCGGACACGGGACTCCTGA
- a CDS encoding 3-deoxy-D-manno-octulosonic acid transferase translates to MSLYNTVWHAGLMLALLAWPLLLILPRRPYRGLRERFAAYPGALRDSLAGSRPIWVHAASVGEVRSAAALLRRIKARWPERKLLLSTVTATGRQTGWENLPHVDAVTYLPLDLPWLVSRSLRCLRPEVIIVLETEIWPNFIHAAHRQRIPLVVLSGRLSPRGAALFKRFQGLFRPALERVSAFGMQDDENAARLLDLGVDPARVTVTGSLKHAPDAAAEEPPADLSGFGPGPVVVAGSTHRGEEEVLLDVLPGLRRRFPGLLMVLAPRHPERFAEVERLLRQRELRYQKRTEFTGVGSEEVGVLLLDTLGELPRVYGRADVAFVGGTLVPAGGHNLLEPARCAKPVLFGPHHANVAGIARALLEGGGGVEVRGPEDLQAEISGLLEDPGRAAAVGRAAARAAAADADVLPRSLKLVCRQIRHAASRGALG, encoded by the coding sequence TTGAGTCTCTACAATACGGTGTGGCACGCAGGCCTCATGCTCGCGCTCTTGGCGTGGCCCCTGCTGTTGATCCTCCCGCGGCGTCCGTACCGGGGCCTGCGCGAGCGTTTCGCCGCCTATCCGGGTGCGCTGCGCGACTCACTCGCCGGTTCCCGCCCCATCTGGGTTCATGCCGCTTCCGTGGGCGAGGTACGTTCAGCCGCCGCGCTGCTTCGGCGCATCAAGGCGCGCTGGCCGGAACGCAAGCTGCTGCTCTCCACGGTCACCGCCACCGGCCGTCAGACCGGATGGGAAAACCTTCCCCACGTGGACGCCGTCACCTACCTGCCGCTGGACCTGCCGTGGCTGGTCTCGCGCAGCCTTCGGTGCCTCCGTCCGGAGGTGATCATCGTGCTGGAAACGGAGATCTGGCCCAACTTCATCCACGCGGCGCACCGGCAGCGCATCCCGCTGGTGGTGCTCAGCGGCCGTCTGTCGCCGCGCGGCGCGGCCCTCTTCAAACGGTTCCAGGGACTCTTCCGCCCCGCGCTGGAGCGGGTGTCCGCCTTCGGCATGCAGGACGACGAGAATGCCGCGCGCCTGCTGGATCTGGGAGTGGACCCTGCCAGGGTGACGGTTACCGGCTCCCTTAAGCACGCGCCGGACGCGGCGGCGGAGGAGCCGCCCGCGGACCTGTCAGGCTTCGGCCCGGGCCCCGTGGTGGTGGCGGGCAGCACGCACCGGGGAGAGGAAGAGGTGCTGCTGGATGTCCTGCCTGGCTTGCGCCGCCGTTTCCCGGGCCTGTTGATGGTCCTCGCTCCGAGGCATCCCGAGCGGTTCGCCGAGGTGGAACGCCTGCTGCGGCAACGCGAGCTGCGTTACCAGAAGCGGACTGAATTCACCGGCGTCGGGTCCGAGGAGGTCGGCGTGCTGCTGCTGGATACGCTGGGCGAGCTGCCGCGCGTGTACGGCCGCGCGGACGTCGCGTTCGTGGGCGGCACCCTGGTCCCGGCGGGAGGACACAATCTCCTGGAACCGGCGCGTTGCGCCAAACCGGTGCTGTTCGGTCCCCATCACGCCAACGTCGCCGGCATCGCCCGCGCTCTCCTGGAAGGAGGCGGCGGCGTCGAGGTGCGCGGCCCCGAGGACCTCCAGGCGGAGATCAGCGGCCTGTTGGAAGATCCCGGTCGGGCGGCGGCGGTGGGCCGCGCCGCCGCCCGGGCCGCGGCGGCGGACGCGGACGTCCTGCCGCGGAGCCTGAAACTGGTGTGCCGCCAAATTCGGCACGCCGCCTCCCGGGGTGCCCTTGGCTAG
- a CDS encoding ABC transporter transmembrane domain-containing protein, protein MTPYRRLLGYLRPYSWPHFCAAIACMLLFSASTAALPFVVRDMVDRMFVSKDPGMLIYIPLMVVLVFAVRGASNFGQIYLMDYVGHRIIRDLRSALCEKLQWLSLAYIHRNPTGTLLSRVTSDVGLVRVALTSAVASLARNTTSVTALTLVAFYMDWVLASIAFVAFPGAVLPVRRLTRRVRTATRQSQASTGTLAAILQESLQGSPIVKAFGMERYELERFNRENREVLRHSMKASRARAIIPSVMEVLAAIGIAGVLWYGGASVMAGGRTAGEFFAFITAMLLVYEPFKHLSRTLPEIHQGIAGGERIFDVLDAPLDIADDPDAVPAEPFADRISFRQVSFGYREGPVLKGIDLEIRRGETVALVGTSGAGKTTLSALLPRFYDVTSGGIALDGTDVRKLTLASLRRQIAIVTQHTFLFNDSVRNNISYGDPSKDMEEVVRAAKAAHAHDFIMELPMGYDTVIGELGMKLSGGQRQRIAIARAVLKNAPILILDEATSALDSESERLVQDALDALMENRTSLVIAHRLSTIRNATRIVVLAKGAVVEEGTHKDLLARRKEYSRLYHLQAMEGSATERKYLH, encoded by the coding sequence ATGACACCCTACCGGCGTTTGCTCGGATACCTGCGGCCTTACTCGTGGCCGCACTTCTGCGCCGCGATCGCGTGCATGCTGCTGTTCAGCGCATCCACGGCCGCGCTCCCCTTCGTCGTGCGGGACATGGTGGACCGGATGTTCGTCAGCAAGGACCCCGGGATGCTGATCTACATTCCCCTCATGGTGGTGCTGGTCTTCGCTGTTCGCGGCGCGTCCAACTTCGGCCAGATCTACCTGATGGACTACGTCGGCCATCGGATCATTCGCGACCTGCGTTCCGCGCTGTGCGAGAAGCTCCAATGGCTCTCGCTGGCCTATATCCATCGCAATCCAACGGGCACGCTTCTCTCCCGTGTCACCAGCGATGTGGGTTTGGTTCGGGTCGCGCTCACCAGCGCCGTCGCATCGCTGGCGCGCAACACGACCTCCGTGACCGCGCTGACCCTGGTGGCCTTCTACATGGACTGGGTGCTCGCGTCCATCGCCTTCGTGGCCTTTCCCGGCGCCGTCCTCCCCGTGCGGCGGCTCACGAGGCGTGTCCGCACGGCCACCCGGCAAAGCCAGGCCAGCACCGGAACCCTTGCCGCGATCCTCCAGGAGAGCCTCCAGGGGAGCCCCATCGTGAAGGCCTTCGGCATGGAGCGATACGAGCTGGAGCGCTTCAACCGCGAGAACCGGGAGGTCCTGCGCCACAGCATGAAGGCGAGTCGCGCCCGCGCCATCATTCCCTCGGTCATGGAAGTGCTGGCGGCCATCGGCATCGCCGGCGTGCTGTGGTACGGGGGCGCCTCGGTCATGGCCGGCGGGCGCACCGCCGGCGAATTCTTCGCCTTCATCACCGCCATGCTGCTGGTCTACGAACCCTTCAAGCACCTGAGCCGCACGCTGCCGGAGATCCATCAGGGCATTGCCGGGGGCGAGCGGATCTTCGACGTGCTGGACGCGCCGCTGGACATCGCGGACGATCCGGACGCGGTTCCCGCCGAACCGTTTGCCGATCGCATCTCGTTCCGGCAAGTGAGCTTTGGGTATCGCGAGGGGCCCGTCCTCAAGGGCATCGACCTGGAGATACGGCGCGGCGAGACGGTGGCTCTGGTGGGCACAAGCGGCGCGGGCAAGACGACGCTCTCGGCCTTGCTGCCGCGTTTCTACGACGTCACCTCGGGCGGCATCGCCCTCGACGGAACGGACGTGCGCAAGCTCACCCTCGCGTCGCTCCGGCGCCAGATCGCCATCGTCACCCAGCATACCTTCCTGTTCAATGACAGCGTGCGCAACAACATCTCCTACGGCGATCCCTCCAAGGACATGGAAGAGGTGGTCCGCGCCGCCAAGGCGGCTCATGCCCACGACTTCATCATGGAGTTGCCCATGGGGTACGATACCGTCATCGGAGAGTTGGGAATGAAGCTGTCCGGAGGACAGCGGCAGCGCATCGCCATCGCCCGGGCGGTGCTCAAGAACGCGCCGATCCTGATCCTCGACGAAGCCACTTCCGCGTTGGACTCCGAGTCGGAGCGGCTCGTGCAGGATGCCCTCGACGCGCTCATGGAGAACCGCACCAGCCTCGTGATCGCCCACCGCCTGTCGACCATTCGCAACGCCACTCGCATCGTGGTCCTCGCCAAGGGCGCCGTCGTGGAGGAGGGCACCCACAAGGACCTGCTGGCCCGACGGAAGGAATACAGCCGCCTCTATCATTTGCAGGCCATGGAAGGCAGTGCGACGGAAAGGAAGTACCTGCACTGA
- the lpxK gene encoding tetraacyldisaccharide 4'-kinase, producing MRDAWQGRGAAARILWLLLWPWSLVYRAVIGLRNLLYDVGVLRSRRLPVPVVCVGNLTVGGTGKTPTVLWLSQALRQRGLGTTILTRGYGGAGTAAVIEPEDAGKWLDEAAGRLLVYGDEPAMMSALYGQRVGVGADRYRVGLESGRDPLKAHLFVLDDGFQHRRLERDLDIVLVGSDCEGSLLPAGPFREPVRALRRARVVVVTGAHDRWRKRLERRFDSSRVFFGNRRPRAVLMRTESGHRELTLAALAGARVLAVAAIGDPAPFYAMLRECEAVVVDTLEYPDHHTYTEGDWREINRRPAEKIVTTEKDYVKLARFPFSTGRLLALRIEMVVDRPEELLDYVVEAVRPAAHE from the coding sequence GTGCGCGACGCCTGGCAAGGGCGCGGCGCGGCGGCCCGCATCCTGTGGCTGCTGCTGTGGCCGTGGAGCCTGGTCTACCGTGCCGTGATTGGGCTGCGAAACCTGCTGTACGACGTCGGGGTGCTGCGTTCCCGGAGACTCCCGGTTCCGGTGGTGTGCGTGGGCAACCTCACCGTGGGCGGCACCGGCAAGACCCCCACGGTCCTGTGGCTGTCCCAGGCCCTGCGGCAGCGCGGCCTCGGGACGACGATCCTGACCCGAGGTTACGGCGGCGCCGGCACGGCCGCCGTGATCGAGCCCGAGGATGCCGGGAAATGGCTTGACGAGGCCGCCGGCAGGCTTCTGGTCTACGGCGACGAACCGGCCATGATGAGCGCCCTGTACGGCCAGAGGGTGGGTGTGGGCGCGGACCGCTACCGTGTCGGCCTGGAGTCGGGCCGGGACCCGCTGAAAGCGCACCTCTTCGTGCTGGACGATGGATTCCAGCACCGGCGGCTCGAGCGGGACCTCGACATCGTCCTCGTGGGGTCCGACTGCGAGGGGTCGCTCCTGCCGGCGGGGCCGTTTCGAGAGCCGGTCCGGGCGTTGCGCCGCGCCCGTGTCGTCGTGGTGACCGGGGCGCACGACCGCTGGCGGAAACGGCTCGAGCGCCGTTTCGACTCTTCCAGGGTCTTCTTTGGAAACCGGCGGCCGCGCGCCGTGCTCATGCGCACCGAGAGCGGCCACCGGGAGCTGACGCTGGCCGCTCTCGCCGGCGCCCGGGTCCTGGCGGTGGCCGCGATAGGCGACCCGGCGCCTTTCTACGCCATGCTCCGCGAGTGCGAGGCGGTCGTGGTGGACACGCTGGAGTATCCCGATCACCACACGTACACGGAAGGAGACTGGCGCGAGATCAACCGCCGCCCGGCGGAGAAGATCGTCACGACCGAGAAGGACTACGTCAAGTTGGCGCGGTTCCCCTTTTCCACCGGACGTTTGCTGGCCCTGAGAATCGAAATGGTCGTGGACCGGCCGGAGGAATTGCTGGATTACGTCGTCGAGGCGGTGCGTCCGGCGGCGCATGAATGA
- the rpiA gene encoding ribose-5-phosphate isomerase RpiA has product MAPNPKKIAGERATDYVAHDMIVGLGTGSTAYFAIVRLAERIREESLRIRCISTSERSATLARELGIPLTSFAEVLHVDVTIDGADEVDPAFNLIKGGGGALLREKFVASASDTELIIVDESKLKQRLGAFPLPVEVVPFGWQMTRERLRDLGCDARFRSSDSTPFVTDNGNYILDCSFGVIEDPPALEREIVGTCGVVDCGIFSGLATRIIIGKSDGSLEERAEPEMLA; this is encoded by the coding sequence ATGGCACCCAATCCAAAGAAGATCGCCGGTGAGCGCGCCACGGATTATGTCGCGCACGACATGATCGTAGGTCTGGGAACGGGCTCGACGGCCTATTTCGCCATCGTCCGGCTGGCCGAGAGGATCCGCGAAGAGTCGCTGCGTATCCGCTGCATCTCCACGTCCGAGCGTTCGGCCACACTGGCGCGGGAACTGGGCATTCCCCTCACCAGCTTCGCGGAGGTGCTTCACGTCGATGTGACCATCGACGGCGCCGACGAGGTGGATCCCGCGTTCAACCTCATCAAGGGCGGCGGCGGGGCGCTGCTGCGCGAGAAGTTCGTCGCCTCCGCGAGCGACACCGAGTTGATCATCGTCGATGAGAGCAAGCTGAAGCAGCGCCTCGGCGCCTTTCCCCTGCCCGTGGAGGTGGTGCCGTTCGGCTGGCAGATGACACGCGAGCGCCTGCGGGACCTCGGCTGCGACGCGCGCTTCCGCTCGTCGGACAGCACCCCCTTCGTGACCGATAACGGCAACTACATCCTGGACTGCTCGTTCGGCGTCATCGAGGATCCGCCCGCGCTGGAGCGCGAGATCGTCGGGACCTGCGGTGTCGTGGATTGCGGGATCTTCAGCGGGCTCGCCACCCGGATCATCATCGGCAAGTCCGACGGGAGCCTGGAGGAGCGGGCGGAGCCGGAGATGCTCGCCTGA